One stretch of Rhinatrema bivittatum chromosome 8, aRhiBiv1.1, whole genome shotgun sequence DNA includes these proteins:
- the LOC115098203 gene encoding Friend virus susceptibility protein 1-like, whose protein sequence is MKTEWDPETWDGDIWDSTDSEREAEIDPLSETMIGQVCPVIRRKLKQASDGVVVASEATQVLEDFSQHEISKILDRMGQRPGEPLDKWLVHLYESGAGDITIDQRDVKHFTMISTDPEIRAAVRTVTGHGDMTNLFMVVAYAAKSRYPSIIDWPITSRTLYSMRDIIQRIKELTMQVWCIRGVQGKFTALTLPHTARTDIMKNLTPQHKSIMLTLMINNAGKTIGDLIKAIREVLELGACDMDGREKRYLYEKDHIGARVPERMESAPKGFRDLRNRETKAMVSIRDMFAALIAAGVAKDKIDGIPTKEMYKLYLQK, encoded by the coding sequence ATGAAAACAGAATGGGACCCTGAAACATGGGATGGAGATATATGGGATTCCACAGATAGTGAAAGAGAAGCCGAAATAGACCCGCTGTCTGAAACTATGATAGGGCAAGTATGCCCCGTAATACGTAGAAAGTTAAAGCAAGCTAGCGATGGGGTGGTGGTGGCTAGTGAAGCCACCCAGGTGCTGGAGGATTTTTCACAACATGAGATAAGCAAAATTTTAGACAGAATGGGACAGCGTCCCGGCGAACCCTTAGATAAGTGGCTAGTCCACTTATACGAATCAGGGGCAGGAGACATTACCATAGATCAAAGAGATGTCAAGCATTTTACCATGATATCAACAGATCCCGAGATTAGAGCTGCAGTTAGAACAGTAACGGGGCACGGGGACATGACCAATTTATTCATGGTAGTTGCCTACGCAGCTAAATCTCGATATCCTAGTATAATTGACTGGCCAATAACTTCGCGAACATTATACTCCATGAGGGATATTATACAGCGGATTAAAGAATTAACGATGCAGGTATGGTGCATTCGGGGGGTGCAAGGCAAATTTACCGCCCTGACACTTCCTCATACTGCACGCACTGATATAATGAAGAATTTGACTCCACAACATAAATCGATTATGTTGACTTTAATGATTAATAATGCGGGAAAAACAATTGGGGATTTAATCAAAGCAATTCGGGAGGTTTTAGAGCTGGGAGCCTGTGACATGGACGGGCGTGAAAAGAGATATTTATATGAGAAAGATCATATAGGCGCCCGAGTCCCTGAACGAATGGAAAGTGCACCGAAGGGTTTCAGAGATCTTAGGAATAGAGAGACAAAGGCTATGGTTTCCATAAGGGATATGTTTGCTGCTTTAATAGCGGCAGGGGTGGCCAAAGACAAAATCGATGGCATTCCCACCAAAGAAATGTATAAGTTGTATCTACAGAAATGA